The Sphingobacteriaceae bacterium genome has a segment encoding these proteins:
- a CDS encoding anthranilate synthase component I family protein has product MNFLINQNKQEGGKFIKMELSSSVKQFSLGELSYCLIKYQHPLRETTIPQFFKINNSTVYHPKVQHKGELKIKLKPIISKEEYLTNVKKLMLEIALGNIYELNYCLEFYAEGVEIDPESVFLKLCEISKAPYVSLVKIEDEFIICASPELFLKKEGLQLFTKPIKGTIRRGRTPEEDEQLKKELFENKKERTENVMAVDVARNDLSVIAKRGSVNVNKLYNIESFETVHQMVSTVQCTLKENADFDTIIKATFPMASMTGAPKISAMNFIEHYEKFARRYYSGAMGLIEENGDFELCVIIRSIFYNQKTNRLSIAVGSAITYLSDPEQEYKECLLKAEALLKALNAEIN; this is encoded by the coding sequence GTGAATTTTTTAATTAATCAAAATAAGCAAGAAGGAGGAAAGTTTATTAAAATGGAATTAAGCTCTTCTGTTAAACAATTTTCATTGGGTGAACTCTCTTATTGTCTGATTAAATATCAGCATCCCCTTAGGGAAACTACAATTCCCCAGTTTTTTAAGATAAATAATTCAACAGTTTACCATCCAAAAGTCCAACATAAAGGTGAGCTAAAAATAAAATTAAAACCTATTATTTCTAAAGAGGAATATCTTACAAATGTTAAAAAATTAATGCTTGAAATTGCTTTAGGGAATATTTATGAATTAAATTATTGCTTGGAATTTTATGCCGAAGGGGTGGAAATTGACCCGGAATCTGTATTTCTAAAACTCTGCGAAATTAGCAAGGCTCCTTATGTTTCCTTAGTAAAAATAGAAGACGAATTTATTATTTGCGCTAGTCCGGAATTGTTTTTAAAAAAAGAAGGACTCCAACTTTTTACAAAACCCATAAAGGGAACCATACGAAGGGGGAGAACGCCGGAAGAAGACGAACAATTAAAAAAAGAATTATTTGAGAACAAAAAAGAAAGGACCGAGAATGTAATGGCCGTGGATGTGGCCCGGAATGATTTATCGGTAATTGCAAAACGGGGAAGTGTAAACGTAAATAAATTATATAATATAGAAAGTTTTGAAACCGTGCATCAAATGGTAAGCACGGTGCAGTGTACCTTAAAAGAAAATGCTGATTTTGATACCATTATCAAGGCCACATTTCCGATGGCCAGTATGACAGGAGCTCCTAAAATAAGCGCTATGAATTTTATTGAACACTATGAAAAATTTGCAAGAAGGTATTATTCCGGGGCAATGGGTTTGATAGAAGAAAATGGGGATTTTGAATTGTGTGTAATTATCCGAAGTATTTTTTATAATCAAAAAACAAATCGTTTGTCTATTGCGGTAGGCAGTGCCATAACGTACCTGAGCGACCCGGAGCAAGAATATAAAGAATGTTTATTAAAAGCAGAGGCTTTATTAAAAGCTTTGAATGCGGAGATAAATTAA
- a CDS encoding tetratricopeptide repeat protein → MFFKRYIFPLFLMAPFLISYGQEIDSLKNILKTTTNDSIKMEALGSLAELANDEEWPAYNKQAKSFALKKLKELNTKNFNFYTKCLADALGNEGYLHGLNGQLNEALESYNQSLLLRIQINNKDGISNSYNNMGAIFEEQGNISKALEYYLSALKIREELGLKKNIAISLINIGVLYSDQGDKDKALEYYLRSLKIQEEIGDLAYPATSLNNIGVIYADRKENKKALECHNRSLSIRKKLGDKRQMSYTLNNIGMIYLDSGEKDIIDTVLFTLPEKREKALACFKESLHISKELDDKNGIIVAMNNICYYYFCTKSYHKSTENGELAYEICKNSGFFKYIKSISFNLYRSYKELGKTAQALKFHEIYVYTRDSIQNLDFRKSNFKAQVKYEFQKKAAADSLIIVEEKKVAEAKLENEKTQKYALFGGIGLIGVFALFMVNRFNVIKKQKRIIELKEKETQIQKNKIEEKQLEIIQSIQYAKRIQNSFLPTNHYINKNLTKMINK, encoded by the coding sequence ATGTTTTTTAAAAGATATATTTTTCCATTATTTCTAATGGCTCCTTTTTTAATTTCTTACGGCCAGGAAATTGATTCACTTAAAAATATATTGAAAACAACGACTAACGATTCAATCAAAATGGAAGCCTTAGGTTCTTTGGCTGAATTGGCTAATGATGAGGAATGGCCTGCATATAACAAACAAGCAAAATCCTTTGCACTAAAAAAATTAAAAGAATTAAATACTAAAAATTTTAACTTTTACACTAAATGCCTAGCCGATGCGCTTGGAAATGAAGGTTATTTACACGGTCTCAACGGCCAATTAAATGAAGCGCTTGAGTCATACAATCAAAGTTTGCTATTACGTATTCAAATAAATAATAAGGATGGAATATCCAATTCTTATAACAACATGGGGGCGATATTTGAAGAACAAGGAAATATATCCAAAGCCTTAGAATATTATTTAAGTGCTTTAAAAATTAGAGAAGAATTAGGGCTTAAGAAAAATATTGCCATATCTCTGATTAACATAGGTGTACTTTACAGTGATCAAGGGGATAAAGATAAAGCATTAGAATATTATTTGCGTAGTTTAAAAATTCAAGAAGAAATTGGTGATTTGGCTTATCCAGCAACCTCTTTAAACAATATTGGCGTAATTTATGCCGACAGAAAAGAAAACAAGAAAGCATTGGAGTGCCATAATCGTAGTTTAAGTATTCGTAAAAAGTTAGGGGATAAAAGACAAATGAGTTATACCCTCAATAATATAGGCATGATATATTTGGATTCGGGAGAAAAAGACATAATTGATACGGTGCTATTTACACTACCCGAAAAAAGAGAAAAAGCTTTGGCTTGTTTTAAAGAATCACTACATATTAGTAAAGAGTTGGATGATAAAAACGGAATAATTGTAGCCATGAACAATATTTGTTATTACTATTTCTGTACAAAAAGTTATCATAAATCGACAGAAAATGGAGAACTAGCTTATGAGATATGCAAGAATAGTGGTTTTTTTAAATACATTAAAAGTATTTCTTTCAATTTGTATCGTTCCTATAAAGAATTGGGAAAAACAGCTCAGGCCCTAAAATTTCATGAAATTTATGTTTATACAAGAGATAGTATTCAAAATTTAGATTTCAGAAAATCAAACTTTAAAGCCCAGGTAAAATACGAATTCCAAAAAAAAGCAGCTGCTGATAGTTTAATCATTGTAGAAGAAAAAAAGGTTGCTGAAGCAAAATTAGAAAATGAAAAAACACAAAAGTATGCTTTGTTCGGGGGTATTGGCCTTATTGGTGTATTTGCCTTATTTATGGTTAATCGCTTTAACGTAATTAAAAAACAAAAACGCATAATCGAATTAAAAGAAAAGGAGACTCAAATTCAGAAAAATAAAATAGAAGAAAAACAATTGGAAATAATACAAAGCATTCAATACGCCAAACGAATTCAAAATTCATTTCTACCAACCAATCATTACATTAATAAAAATTTGACTAAGATGATAAATAAATAG
- a CDS encoding tetratricopeptide repeat protein yields MKRTALYFLLFCFSFQISLAQTRSGNEYALAMQYYEQREYEKANIYFEDLFEKNQHGIFPYYYQSLFALKDFSKAEKITKKFLKANPYNVYLYVYLARIYKAEENPKKEKEAYEKAIKEVPSIQQYAQMLANAFAEDGLYDYSLNVYDKVKTKDYPYFYEKAEVYKQKGDLVSMINQYLDALEFRETEILMVQTHLQNSLGYDDDEGGMKNPILKQELQKRLQKNPDKLILAELLVFILKQQKDFDGAFVQLKALDKKQNEEGSRIYDLARICTANEAWDAAYRCYEYIIQKGPNNLFYDGARVDILHVEYKALTAIAQPKKEDLLALENKLIKAQEIYEKTHLNAFIVKTLANLQAYYLNKADQAIEILETLITQPGLEAVAKAEYKMLQADIYVIIGQIWDASLLYSQVEKDFKYEAIGQECKFRNAKLSFYAGDFEWAKKQADILKGATSKLIANDALDLSLIITDAIGVDTNAVPLQIFALSELMVLQHNFDAALLALDSINKTFSTHTLGDDIYFKKAQIFKSIGKYTEAESMYKNILEYFPNELYGDDAQFKLAELYERNLLDQEKAKLAYQDVLTKYPGSIYVVESRKRYRDLRGDAIKN; encoded by the coding sequence ATGAAAAGAACCGCGCTATACTTTTTACTTTTTTGTTTCTCTTTTCAGATTAGCCTTGCGCAAACCCGTTCAGGTAATGAATATGCTTTAGCCATGCAGTATTACGAACAGCGGGAATATGAAAAGGCCAACATTTACTTTGAAGACTTATTCGAAAAAAATCAGCACGGTATTTTTCCTTATTATTATCAGAGTTTGTTTGCATTAAAAGATTTTTCTAAAGCCGAAAAAATCACCAAAAAATTTCTGAAAGCCAATCCATACAACGTGTATTTATACGTTTACCTTGCCCGCATTTATAAAGCCGAAGAAAATCCCAAAAAAGAAAAAGAAGCTTACGAGAAAGCAATCAAAGAAGTTCCATCCATTCAACAATACGCGCAAATGTTAGCCAATGCATTTGCCGAAGATGGTTTATATGATTATTCATTGAATGTATATGATAAGGTAAAAACCAAAGATTATCCTTACTTCTATGAAAAAGCGGAAGTGTATAAACAAAAAGGAGATTTAGTGAGTATGATTAATCAATATCTGGATGCGCTTGAATTCAGAGAAACTGAAATATTGATGGTGCAAACTCATTTACAAAACTCCTTAGGTTATGATGATGATGAAGGTGGAATGAAAAACCCAATACTAAAGCAAGAACTTCAAAAACGATTACAAAAAAATCCGGATAAACTAATTTTAGCTGAACTCTTGGTGTTTATTTTAAAACAACAGAAAGATTTTGACGGCGCATTTGTACAACTAAAAGCATTAGATAAAAAACAAAATGAAGAAGGAAGTCGCATTTACGATTTAGCTCGAATTTGCACGGCCAATGAAGCCTGGGATGCAGCCTATCGTTGTTATGAATACATCATTCAAAAAGGTCCCAATAATTTATTTTATGACGGAGCTCGCGTTGATATTTTACATGTGGAATACAAGGCCCTCACCGCTATTGCCCAACCTAAAAAAGAAGATTTATTGGCCTTAGAAAATAAGCTCATTAAAGCGCAGGAAATTTATGAGAAAACGCACCTCAATGCCTTTATTGTAAAAACACTCGCCAACCTGCAAGCCTATTATTTAAATAAAGCCGACCAAGCCATTGAAATTTTGGAGACCTTAATTACACAACCCGGATTGGAAGCAGTGGCTAAAGCAGAATATAAAATGTTACAAGCCGATATTTATGTAATCATTGGGCAAATTTGGGATGCTTCGTTATTGTATTCTCAAGTTGAAAAAGATTTTAAATACGAGGCCATTGGGCAAGAGTGTAAATTCAGAAATGCGAAGTTGAGTTTTTATGCCGGAGATTTTGAATGGGCTAAAAAACAAGCCGATATCTTAAAAGGAGCAACCAGCAAATTAATTGCCAATGATGCCTTGGATTTAAGTTTAATTATTACCGATGCCATTGGTGTAGATACCAATGCTGTGCCTTTACAGATTTTTGCTTTATCCGAATTAATGGTACTGCAACATAATTTTGATGCCGCCTTGTTAGCATTAGATAGCATTAATAAAACATTTAGCACGCACACTTTAGGTGATGATATTTATTTTAAAAAAGCGCAGATCTTTAAATCAATAGGTAAATACACGGAGGCGGAAAGCATGTATAAAAATATTTTAGAATACTTTCCGAATGAACTGTATGGGGATGACGCTCAATTTAAATTGGCCGAATTGTATGAAAGAAATTTGCTCGATCAAGAAAAAGCCAAACTGGCTTATCAGGATGTGCTCACCAAATACCCCGGCAGTATTTATGTAGTTGAATCTCGTAAGAGATATAGAGATTTAAGGGGTGATGCGATAAAGAATTAA
- a CDS encoding ATP-binding protein: MVPAKGENIKISSSPENLRLVERLIDDVCQVYKVNEDSYGNILIAVTEAVNNAMFHGNKNDPQKQVHIGFESNDKQLTFKIKDEGPGFDYTNLPDPTDPANLEKINGRGVFLMKNLADKIEFQNNGNEVYLHFQN, from the coding sequence ATGGTGCCGGCCAAAGGTGAAAATATAAAAATAAGTTCTAGTCCTGAAAATCTGCGACTGGTAGAACGCTTAATTGATGATGTTTGCCAGGTTTATAAAGTAAATGAAGATAGTTACGGTAATATTTTAATTGCGGTAACCGAAGCGGTAAACAACGCCATGTTTCATGGCAATAAAAATGATCCGCAAAAACAAGTACATATTGGTTTCGAAAGCAACGATAAGCAACTTACCTTTAAAATAAAAGATGAAGGTCCGGGTTTTGATTACACCAACCTCCCCGACCCTACCGATCCGGCTAACCTCGAAAAAATAAATGGCAGAGGCGTTTTTTTAATGAAAAATCTGGCCGATAAAATTGAATTTCAAAACAACGGCAACGAAGTTTACCTGCATTTTCAGAATTAA
- a CDS encoding DUF4175 domain-containing protein: protein MQQQQNILIEKLDEFVRKYYKNQLLKGLIYSGGILLSAFLTVVLLEYFGEFNSVTRAILFFGFLSAVVLVLIKYITIPLLKLNKIGNIISYDQAADIIGSHFNSVQDKLLNVLQLQNNQLLNGSDDLLLAGINQKIKELEPVPFSTAIDLSENKKYLKYIIPLLLFSSALFILWPQVIAKSTARLVNYSTYYEKEMPFEINLLNDKLEALQTKDFTLNVEVKGNQLPAELYINIKGIEYKLEKESKSNFYFTFKNPQDNTPFHLNAAGFDSKEYELKVLPKPTLLQFNLQLIYPAYLQKNNERLTNSGDLQIPQGTKVVWTFNTKNTDDLYLRIADSVYSTTHSSMDLFTYGKRFMESSSYSIKAVNQKVKSFIDSVNYSIRVMPDQYPIIEVSEKKDSLETGNVYFSGQVKDDYGFTRLNFHYKKYSTDSSGKTSELSGSNPINIDSKQITQPYYYFLDANRFELGPGDKIEYYFEVYDNDGVNGAKSAKTQLMVFKAPTKDEINEATSKNNNAIKEDLEESIKKAKQLQKDVNEMAKKMNEKKQLGYEEKKKIEELIKKQNELRNKVDEVKQQNQLNNQQQNQFSQTDENILEKQKQLEQLFENVMTPEMKKLFDELNKLMEKMDRNEIQQKLDELKLTNEDIEKELDRNLEAFKQLEVQQKMQNAIDKLDELKNKENELAKETEQAAQDKKENKNEEKSKELEKKQDAINKEFDKLKEELKDIEKKNSELEEPMSLPKNDTKKEEISKDLEKSSESLKKNKKENASKSQKEAGEKMNEMKEDMEKSMEEEESQQQEENAEALRQILENLLNLSYAQEELVKELPKTRIDNPLYVKIPQVQNKLKDDSKIIEDSLLALSKRAPQISAIVNREINAINLNMDKTVKSLAERNTSEATIRMQSTMTSVNNLALLLNESLEQMKEQMKQQQKMQGMPGKGKCKKPGSGSGKKPSDKPGMPNMRQLQEQLNQQLEQLKKALENGKKPGDKPGDKKGPKPGEGGLGKNGQPSMIPGSSEQLAKMAAQQEAIRRQIAEMMSKLKDKGGNPGGEMMEMMEQTEKDIVNRQISNETMKRQQQILTKLLESEKAEREREQDEQRKSNEAKNENLSNPAQFLEYKRLKEKELELLNTVPPGLTPYYKEKVNNYFNNVNGAGQR from the coding sequence ATGCAGCAACAACAAAATATTTTAATTGAAAAACTGGACGAGTTTGTACGCAAGTATTACAAAAATCAATTATTAAAAGGCCTCATTTATTCCGGTGGGATATTACTTTCGGCTTTTTTAACCGTTGTATTGTTAGAATATTTTGGTGAATTTAATTCGGTTACCCGCGCTATTTTATTTTTTGGTTTCCTCAGCGCTGTAGTATTGGTGCTTATCAAATACATTACCATTCCTTTATTAAAACTGAATAAAATAGGCAATATTATTTCGTATGATCAGGCGGCCGACATTATTGGTTCACACTTTAACAGCGTTCAGGATAAATTGCTTAATGTATTGCAACTTCAAAATAATCAGCTTTTAAACGGATCTGACGATTTGCTACTCGCCGGAATCAATCAAAAAATTAAAGAACTAGAGCCCGTTCCTTTTTCTACAGCTATAGATTTATCCGAAAATAAAAAATATTTAAAATATATAATTCCGCTTTTATTATTCTCCTCTGCACTTTTTATTTTATGGCCACAAGTGATCGCCAAAAGCACAGCTCGTTTGGTTAATTATTCCACTTATTACGAAAAAGAAATGCCTTTTGAAATAAATCTTTTAAATGATAAACTGGAAGCGCTTCAAACTAAAGATTTCACCCTTAATGTAGAAGTAAAAGGAAATCAGTTACCGGCCGAATTATATATCAATATCAAAGGAATTGAATATAAATTGGAGAAAGAAAGTAAAAGCAATTTTTATTTTACTTTTAAAAATCCTCAGGATAACACGCCTTTTCATTTAAATGCCGCCGGCTTCGATTCTAAAGAATATGAACTCAAAGTTTTACCAAAACCTACCTTATTACAATTTAATCTCCAGCTTATTTATCCGGCTTACTTGCAAAAAAATAACGAGCGCTTAACAAATAGCGGTGATTTACAAATTCCACAAGGCACAAAAGTAGTATGGACTTTCAACACCAAAAACACCGATGATTTGTATTTACGTATTGCCGATAGCGTATACAGCACCACGCACAGTTCTATGGATTTGTTTACTTACGGTAAACGATTTATGGAAAGCAGTTCGTATAGCATAAAAGCCGTAAATCAAAAAGTAAAAAGTTTTATAGATTCGGTAAACTACAGCATTCGTGTAATGCCCGATCAATATCCCATTATTGAAGTAAGTGAGAAAAAAGATTCGTTGGAAACCGGTAATGTTTATTTCAGCGGTCAGGTAAAAGATGATTATGGATTTACTCGCTTGAATTTTCATTATAAAAAATACAGCACCGATTCCAGTGGTAAAACCTCAGAACTTTCCGGATCAAATCCTATTAATATCGACAGTAAACAAATTACGCAACCCTACTATTACTTTTTAGATGCTAATCGTTTTGAATTGGGCCCCGGCGACAAAATAGAATATTATTTTGAGGTGTACGACAATGATGGAGTAAACGGTGCTAAATCCGCCAAAACACAGTTAATGGTTTTTAAAGCCCCAACCAAAGATGAAATAAACGAAGCTACCTCTAAAAATAATAACGCAATAAAAGAAGATTTAGAAGAAAGCATTAAAAAAGCCAAGCAATTACAAAAAGATGTAAATGAAATGGCCAAAAAAATGAATGAGAAAAAACAATTGGGCTATGAGGAGAAAAAGAAAATTGAGGAACTTATTAAAAAACAAAACGAGTTAAGAAATAAAGTGGATGAAGTAAAACAACAAAACCAATTAAACAATCAGCAACAAAATCAGTTTTCACAAACCGATGAAAATATTTTAGAGAAACAGAAACAGCTAGAGCAATTGTTTGAAAATGTAATGACTCCGGAAATGAAAAAACTTTTTGATGAGTTAAATAAGTTGATGGAAAAAATGGATAGAAATGAAATTCAACAAAAATTGGATGAACTCAAATTAACCAATGAAGATATTGAAAAAGAACTCGACAGAAATTTGGAAGCCTTTAAACAATTGGAAGTGCAACAAAAAATGCAAAATGCTATTGATAAACTCGACGAGTTAAAAAACAAAGAAAATGAACTAGCTAAAGAAACTGAACAAGCCGCTCAGGATAAAAAAGAAAACAAAAACGAAGAAAAGTCAAAAGAGTTAGAAAAGAAACAAGATGCCATAAATAAAGAATTTGATAAATTAAAAGAAGAATTAAAAGATATAGAGAAGAAAAACAGTGAATTGGAGGAACCCATGTCGCTTCCCAAAAATGATACTAAAAAAGAAGAAATCAGTAAAGACTTAGAAAAGAGTTCGGAATCATTGAAGAAAAATAAAAAAGAAAATGCATCGAAGTCGCAAAAGGAGGCAGGCGAAAAAATGAATGAGATGAAGGAAGACATGGAAAAATCCATGGAAGAAGAAGAGAGTCAGCAACAGGAAGAAAACGCTGAAGCCCTGCGTCAAATTCTTGAAAACTTATTAAACCTGTCTTATGCTCAAGAAGAATTAGTAAAAGAATTACCTAAAACCCGAATTGATAATCCATTGTACGTTAAAATTCCACAAGTACAAAACAAACTGAAAGACGACAGTAAAATAATTGAAGATAGTTTATTGGCCTTAAGTAAAAGAGCCCCGCAAATTAGTGCCATTGTAAACCGCGAAATTAATGCCATTAACTTAAACATGGATAAAACCGTAAAATCATTAGCGGAAAGAAATACCAGTGAAGCTACCATACGGATGCAATCAACCATGACTTCCGTTAATAATCTCGCACTTCTTTTAAACGAATCGCTCGAACAAATGAAAGAGCAAATGAAACAACAACAAAAAATGCAGGGTATGCCCGGCAAAGGTAAATGCAAAAAGCCGGGTAGCGGGTCGGGTAAAAAACCTTCCGATAAACCCGGCATGCCTAACATGCGTCAATTACAAGAACAATTAAATCAGCAATTAGAACAACTTAAAAAAGCCCTTGAAAACGGTAAAAAGCCGGGGGATAAACCGGGGGATAAAAAAGGACCTAAACCCGGAGAAGGTGGGCTTGGAAAAAACGGACAACCCAGTATGATACCCGGAAGCAGCGAACAGTTGGCTAAAATGGCCGCGCAACAAGAAGCCATACGCCGACAAATTGCAGAAATGATGAGTAAATTAAAAGATAAGGGGGGAAATCCGGGAGGAGAAATGATGGAAATGATGGAACAAACCGAAAAAGACATTGTAAATCGCCAGATTAGCAATGAAACCATGAAGCGCCAACAACAAATTTTAACCAAACTGCTTGAAAGTGAGAAAGCTGAGCGGGAAAGGGAACAGGATGAACAACGCAAAAGTAATGAGGCAAAAAATGAAAATTTAAGCAACCCTGCGCAGTTTTTAGAGTATAAAAGATTGAAAGAAAAAGAACTGGAGTTGCTGAATACCGTACCTCCGGGTTTAACCCCTTATTATAAGGAAAAAGTAAATAATTATTTCAATAACGTAAATGGTGCCGGCCAAAGGTGA
- a CDS encoding GH3 auxin-responsive promoter family protein: MAILNSIASWLMKKRMHQIELFIKYPIDVQSEWLSSLLKDASKTEYGKKYSFAHISSYDEFKNKVPVVNYESLKPFIERTRKGEQNILWHSDIKWFAKSSGTTDQSKFIPVSEESLNGCHYNAGRDMVTLHCYNNPETKLFTGKNLALGGSLKTDQFGNHNSFHGDVSAIIIQNLPMWADYFRAPDVNIALMDEWEAKLEKIALSMMDENVTSIAGVPSWMLVLLNRILELKGSDHFKNVWPNLEVYFHGGVSFTPYQEKFSEIFSPKVNYLQLYNASEGFFGIQDQLKSDEMLLMLDYGIYYEFLELKYLKNNEYNRCIPLEDVQIGIDYAMIITSNAGLWRYDLGDVVQFTSTNPYRFKISGRTKQYLNAFGEELMIHNTDSAIAWACEKTHALVNDYTVAPLFMDTSSGAHQWIIEFEKEPDNFEYFVALLDESLKSQNSDYESKRYNDFVLKVPQVIKVLPNSFYNWLKSKNKLGGQNKVPRLCNDRKIADDILSFLNEIQPVF, translated from the coding sequence TTGGCGATTTTAAACTCCATAGCCAGCTGGTTGATGAAAAAAAGAATGCATCAAATTGAATTATTCATTAAATATCCAATTGATGTACAAAGCGAATGGTTAAGCAGTTTATTAAAAGATGCTTCAAAAACCGAATACGGAAAAAAATATTCATTTGCCCACATTTCCAGTTATGATGAATTTAAAAACAAAGTGCCCGTTGTTAATTACGAAAGTTTAAAACCCTTTATAGAAAGAACCCGCAAAGGGGAACAAAATATTTTGTGGCACAGTGATATTAAATGGTTTGCGAAAAGTAGCGGCACAACGGATCAAAGTAAATTCATTCCTGTTTCTGAAGAAAGTTTAAACGGTTGTCATTACAATGCCGGAAGAGACATGGTTACTTTACATTGTTACAATAATCCCGAAACCAAATTATTCACCGGAAAAAATCTGGCTTTAGGCGGAAGTTTAAAAACCGATCAATTTGGAAATCATAATTCTTTTCATGGCGATGTAAGTGCCATCATCATTCAAAATCTTCCCATGTGGGCCGATTATTTCAGAGCTCCTGATGTGAATATTGCGTTGATGGATGAATGGGAAGCTAAACTCGAAAAGATTGCCCTTAGTATGATGGATGAAAACGTAACCAGCATAGCCGGTGTACCCAGTTGGATGTTGGTTTTGCTGAATAGAATTCTTGAATTAAAAGGATCGGATCATTTTAAAAATGTTTGGCCTAATTTAGAAGTGTATTTTCATGGCGGCGTTAGTTTCACCCCTTATCAGGAAAAATTCTCCGAAATATTTAGTCCTAAAGTAAATTATTTACAACTCTATAACGCCTCTGAAGGTTTTTTTGGCATTCAAGATCAATTGAAAAGCGATGAAATGCTTTTAATGCTCGACTATGGTATTTATTATGAGTTTTTAGAATTAAAATATTTGAAAAATAATGAATATAATCGATGTATACCATTGGAAGATGTACAAATTGGCATCGATTATGCCATGATTATTACATCCAATGCCGGTTTATGGAGATATGATTTGGGCGACGTTGTACAATTTACAAGTACTAACCCCTATCGATTCAAAATTAGTGGTAGAACAAAACAATATTTAAATGCATTCGGAGAAGAATTAATGATTCACAATACGGATTCTGCAATTGCATGGGCTTGTGAAAAAACGCATGCCCTGGTCAATGATTATACAGTTGCGCCCTTGTTTATGGATACCTCATCGGGAGCCCATCAATGGATTATTGAATTTGAAAAAGAACCTGATAATTTTGAATATTTTGTGGCCCTGCTCGATGAAAGCTTAAAAAGTCAAAACAGCGATTATGAATCAAAAAGATATAATGATTTTGTTTTAAAAGTTCCTCAAGTAATAAAAGTACTGCCCAATTCGTTCTATAATTGGCTTAAATCTAAAAATAAATTGGGCGGACAAAATAAAGTACCTCGTTTATGTAACGACAGAAAAATTGCCGATGATATTTTGTCTTTTTTAAACGAAATTCAACCGGTTTTTTAA